From the Bacillus sp. FJAT-22090 genome, the window TGTCCGCCGTATTTACAAAAGAAGGATGGTCCTTAACCATTGCTAAAGTTTGCTCATTTACCTTACGTGATTTCATTACTTGGAGCGGAAGAAATGTCGCTCTTCCTACACGCTTCTTTTTCAACCATTCAATAGCTAAACGCGCGTCTTGACTAGAATCAGTAATAATATGTTGTGATTGTTGTCCAATTGCTGTATCGATTGCATTCATATACGTATGCGGAATTTGAATCAGCTCTGCTACCGCGCCATGAATACCATGTAATTCTTTTTTTTCTCTAGCAATCAATACTTCTTTAACACCTTGGAAAAAGCCAGAAAACTCCGATTCTAGTTCTTCTAAAGAATCTTTTCTTGCTTGCATTTGATGTTTCATTTGATATGCCTTTTGAAGCATCGTCTGTTGTTCTTCCAACCCATTTTCAAGCTGTTCAGCTGTTTCACGTTTCTTTTTAAATGCTGATAATTTCTGTTCTAACTCTTTTTGACAAGTAGTCAGGCGAGATTCTAGTTCCATTTTGCGTTTAGTTAGTTTCTCTAGTTCTTCTTTTATTTCACGATAATCTTCCATCATTTTTTCAGAAGACACGAGTTCAAATTGAAGTTGCTGCTCCATATGTTTCATTTCGTTTTTCATAGTAGCTTCTTCATTTAATAAATCGATATAAGTACTTTTTAAATCCTCTATTTCTTCTTCTACTTCTGAAGCGGATTTACTTAAGACTTTGTCAATTTGCAACTTTTTGGAGCGAAGTTCTTTTAAGTGAACTTGTTTTTCTGTTCTGGAACCATCATTTTCTCTTAACTGTCTCTCGAGCAATTCAAGTTTTTCGCGTTCTTCTTCTAATGCTCTTTTTAACTGGGAAATTTGTTGACTTGCATTTTGTTTTTTCTCTGCTAGTAAAAGTTTTCTACCTTCTAATCGCTCTAATTCAGAACTTGCTTCTACTAGCTCACTTTGATTTGTATCTAAACTTTCATCTATATCAGACATTTTTCTTCTGTCTGCCTGTATAGTTGCCTCTACATCATCTATTTGTAGTTGAAGTGCTTGTTTTGTTTCATCCAATGTATGAAGTTTTTTATGTAATTCAGCACTTTGCTGAACACACATTCTTAAATCATGTGCGATTACTGCTATTTCAATATCTTTTAATTCTTCGGACATTCTTAAATAATCCGAAGCAAGCGATGATTGTATTTGTAGAGGTTCCATTCGACTATCTAACTCATGCAAAATATCTAATACACGATTTAAATTGTCGTCTGTCTCAATCAGTTTAAATTCAGCTTTCTTCTTACGTTGTTTGTATTTTAGTACTCCTGCAGTTTCTTCGAATATTGTTCTTCTATCTTCTGGACGACTATTTAAAATTTCATCTACTCGCCCCTGAGAAATAATAGAAAATGCTTCTTTTCCAAGTCCAGAGTCCATAAAGAGATCAGTGATATCCTTCAATCTGCAAGTTTGTTTGTTAAGTAGGTATTCACTATCTCCTGAACGAAATACTCTTCTAGTTACACTAATTTCGGCAAAGTCTAAAGCAACTCTATTATCCGAGTTATCCAATATTAACGTAACTTCAGCAAAGTTTAACGCTTTTCTAGAGTCACTTCCTGCAAAAATGACATCCTCCATTTTAGACCCACGCAACGATTTAGCAGATTGCTCTCCTAATACCCATCTAATCGCGTCGGTTACATTACTCTTTCCACTACCATTTGGACCTACTACCGCAGTAACGCCTGGTACAAAATCGATTCCAATACGGTCAGCAAATGATTTAAATCCTATTATCTCTAATCTTTTAAGGAACAAACTTATTCCTCCCGTTCATGATCCCTTAATGCAATAATTGCTAGCCTTGCAGCTTGTTGTTCCGCTTCTTTTTTCGAACGCCCTTTTCCAATGCCAAGTTCATTTGTACTTAACAAAACACGAGATACAAAGGTTCGATTATGTGCAGGACCTTTTTCCTCCACGATTTCGTAACTTAACGTTCCATTATTTTGTTGCTGAATAATTTCTTGTAATTGACTTTTATAATCCATCACATGCGAAAAAGCACCGAGTTCGATTTTAGGGAATACAATTTTTTCTAAAAATGAAATAACTGTTGCAAGTCCCTTATCTAAGTATAATGCACCGATAAATGCTTCAAAAACGTCTGCAAGAAGCGCAGGTCTTTCACGTCCACCTGTCAATTCTTCTCCCTTTCCTAACAATACATATTTACCAAAATTCAATTCATTGGCAAATAGTACAAGAGATGGCTCACAAACAATTGCTGCGCGAAGTTTTGTCAGTTCTCCTTCGCTCATCCCCATGTATTGTTGAAATAAATATTGAGAAACAGACAATTCTAAAACAGCGTCTCCTAGAAACTCTAGTCTTTCATTATCGGCAAAAAATTTCCGTCGATGCTCATTCACATAAGATGAATGCGTAAAGGCTTGATACAATAATGTTGGATTATCGAAATGAATATCAAAATGTTGTTGAAAGAGATTAAAATGTTCTTTAACACTTTCAGGGAAAACTGATTTTTTCGTATGCGTACTTTTTTTCATGAATTATCTGCCTTTCTTGCTTATGGATCTATCTGTTTAAGTTTACCTGTTTCTATAGCTTTGTGCAAAAGAAATAGAGACGTTCTATCTCTATTCGCAAGGAATGAGTAGAACGTCTCTGAAGTTATTGAAATTAAGCTTGTTTACTTTCAATATAGCTAACTGCACTACCTACAGTTGAAATGTTTTCAGCATCTTCATCTGAAATTTCCATATCGAACTCATCTTCAAGTTCCATAACTAATTCTACTACATCAAGAGAGTCAGCACCTAAATCATCACGGAAAGATGCTTCTAATTTTACTTCGCTTTCATCTACACCTAGACGATCCACGATTACTTTCGTTACGCGTTCTAATACTGTTGACAAATTTGTCACCTCCCCTCAATGATTATACAAAAAACTCTAACCTATGGAAAGTGTAATTATAAATTCATGAATATTATTTCAGATCCAATTGCGATAGTCGAGGTAATAAGTTCTCCAACGACTACTAGCATTATTCAACGGACTGTAAAATTACATATACATGCCGCCATTAACATGTAACGTTTGACCAGTAATATAATTCGCATCATCCGAAGCTAAAAATGCAACTGCTTTAGCAATATCTTCCGTATTTCCAAACTTAGCAAGCGGAATCTGACTTAACATTTGAGCCTTCACTTCTTCTGGAAGAGCCTCAGTCATATCGGTTGTAATAAAACCAGGTGCGACAGCGTTCACTGTAATATTACGGCTAGCTAGCTCTAGTGCAGTAGTTTTGGTTAAACCTATCACACCCGCCTTAGCTGCAACATAATTTGCTTGACCAGGATTTCCAGAAACACCAACAATGGAAGTAATATTAATAATACGCCCTTTTCTTTGTTTCATCATCTGGCGTGTAACTGCTTTTGTGGAAAGAAAGACACCCTTTAAGTTTGTATTAAGAACATCATCCCATTCTTGTTCCTTCATACGCATTAGAAGATTATCTCTCGTAATTCCTGCATTATTTATTAAAATATCGATAGAACCAAAATTCTCTAAAGTAGCACTAATTAAATTTTGTACATCTTCGGATTGATCTACATTCGCCTGAATAGCAAATGCTTCCCCACCAAATGATTTTATTTCTTCTACTACTTCTTCCGCTTTTTCTTTACTGCCACTATAGTTAACAGCTACTTTTGCTCCTTCTTTTGCAAGATAAAGAGCAATATCTTTTCCAATTCCACGTGAAGCACCAGTTACAATTGCTGATTTGCCATCTAATTTACCCATTATTAACCTCTCCTAATTCTGTAATAACTTGCTGCAAAGATGCTTCGTCATAAACGCAATATGTTGTTACAGAGCGATCGATTTTTTTCACTAAACCACTAAGTACTTTACCAGGCCCACATTCGATAAATACATTTACACCAAGCTCCAACATTTTCTCCACTGATTCTTCCCAACGAACTGGAGAATATAATTGCTCAACTAGTAAGTTTTTTATACTTGATGCTTCTGTTACAGGAAGCGCTGTGACATTTGAAATTACCGGTGTTTTCGTATCATGTAACGTAACAGCTGAAATTGCGGCATCTAATTTTTGTGCTGCAGGTCGCATTAGTTCTGAATGGAATGGTCCACTTACTACTAGTGGAATCGCTCTTTTCGCCCCAGCTTCTTTCGCTTTTGCTGAAGCTACTTCTACGCCTGCAACCGTTCCAGAAATGACAATTTGACCTGGGCAGTTCAAGTTAGCAACTTGGACTATTTCACCACTTTTAGATACTTCATTCGTTACTTCCCTTAATGCTTCTTTATCTAACCCTAAAATAGCCGCCATTGCACCTTCACCTGCAGGAACAGCTTCATTCATGTACAAGCCTCTTTGATGAACTAATAAAACAGCTTCCTCAAAACTAAGTACATTTGAGGCAACGAGTGCAGAATATTCCCCTAAGCTATGTCCAGCTGTATAATCAGGAGAAATACCGGCATCCGTTAGTTTATTAGCAATCATTGTACTAGTTGTAAGTAAAGCGGGCTGCGCATGAAAAGTTTTTGTTAATTCTTCAGCAGGTCCTTCTAACATAATATTAGATAGAGAAAAGCCTAGTACCTCATCTGCTAACTCATAATGCTTTTTGCTAGTATGGTCATTTTCAATAAATTGTTGTCCCATTCCAACAGATTGAGAACCTTGTCCTGGGAATATAAACGCGATTTTAGTCATTTGGTAATTCCTTTCTTAAAGTACTTTGAATAATTCCACAAACGTCATGTTCTACCATTGTTCTTGCTTGTCTGATGGCATGAAAAATTGCATTTGCATTAGAAGAACCATGCGCTTTGATGACAGGAGCTTTTAAACCAAATAATCCTGCTCCACCATACTCGGAATAGTCTAGTTTCCCTTTTAACTCTTTTAACTGACCTTTCACAAGAAGTGCAGAAATTTTTGTTTTCGTAGAAGTATTAAAAGCTTCCTTCAACAAAGTAAAAATCCCAGATGCCGTTCCTTCAATCGTTTTTAATACCATATTACCGGTAAACCCATCCGTTACAACGACATCCGCAACACCAGTTAACAAATCTCTTGATTCCACGTTTCCAACGAAATTGATTGGCGCTTCTTTTAATAAATCGAATGTAGCTTTCGTTAATTCATTTCCTTTTTTGTCTTCAGTCCCTATATTCAAAAGTCCAACTCGTGGATTTTTAATACCTCGAACTTTTTCTGCATACACACTTCCCATTACAGCAAACTGTTCTAAGTGTTCGGGTTTTGCATCTGAGTTTGCTCCCAGGTCAAGCATTACAAACCCTTTTCCATCCAATGTCGGTAAGGTAGGAGCAAGTGCTGGTCGATCCACTTGGTCAATACGACCAACAACAAATAAACCCGCTGCCATCAATGCTCCCGTATTTCCTGCAGAAACGCATGCATCCACTTCTCCGTTTTTCACGGACTCTGCCATTTTTACCATCGACGAATTTTTCTTTTTCCGGACAGCTCGTACGGGTTCATCGGTACCTTCAATAATCTCATTTGTATGTATCACTTGTAATCGGTCATGAGCAGTTACTAAAGAAGACAGTTTTTCCTCGTCCCCATATAACTGAATATGCAGATCTTCGAAAGCTTGTAATGCGTCATATACGCCCTTCACTATTTCATGTGGGGCGTTGTCTCCACCCATTGCATCAATTGAAATTTTCATATGTCATCACCTTATTTAAGACTTTGTCACTCTATACATACTGAATTGACCTACAAAAACAGTGTCATTCTCCACTTTACTCGTTACTTCAATAAGCGTTGTGTTTATTTCCATATCGCTAGAAACTACTACAGCCTTTGCAATCACTCTGTCACCTTCTTGAACGGGCTTCACAAATGTGATATTAGATTTTCTAGTAAGCGCTAATTCATCATTTATGACAGCAACAGCCAAAGAATTGGCTTGTGCAAACAAATGATGCCCTCTCGCTATTCCATTTCTTGCAAACACATGGTCTTTTGTAATATCTAATAAAGAAATCGCTTGTTTATCTAAATCAATATCAATTATTTCACCAATTACCTCGTCGATAGGAAGTGATTTCACTTCTTCTTCAAAATTATGTGCTGCTACAGTTTTTATACGCTCTCGCAATTCCGGAATAGATAATTCCATTCGATCAAGTCTTATTGTTTGCACACTTACATTGAATGTAGAAGCTAATTTTTCATCCGTGATAAATGGGTTTTTATCTAATGTATCAAGTAGTAACTTCTGTCTTTCTTTTTTTGAGTATTTCATCCAATCACCACCATTTTAGCACTTGGTACTAATATCAGTATATAAATATTAAAAAAAGAATGCAAGAATTGATTTGCAATCCTTCCAGCATTCTCTTTAGTCAATACGCTCACCATCTAGCGCTTTGGAATTTAATAATATTGTTCTTAGACCTTCCATTTCTTCAGACTGCCAAAAAGCATCTGAATCTAACAATCCTTCTGCATCTACTTTTGCAGTATTAAGTGCACGATAATCATGTACAAGATCTGCTACTTTAAATTCTGGTAACCCACTTTGCTTTCTACCGAAAAAGTCACCTGGACCACGTAATTCTAAATCTTTTTCAGCAAGCGCAAAACCATCATTCGTTTCGGTCATGGATATCATTCGTTCTTTTCCTTCTTCTGATTTTGGATCAGCAAGTAGGATACAATACGATTGGTGTTCTCCTCGTCCCACACGCCCTCTTAGCTGGTGTAGTTGGGCAAGTCCAAATCGTTCCGCATCTAAAATAATCATAAAGGTTGCATTCGGTACATTTACTCCTACTTCAACGACCGTTGTTGAGACAAGAACTTGAACTTTCCCTTCTGAGAAATCCCTCATCACTTGCTCTTTTTCATCAGGATGAAGACGTCCATGCATCAAACCTACTGTATAGCCTGTTCCCAAATTAGTAACCATCATATTGTATACGTCCACAGCATTTTGAACATCTAGTTTTTCTGACTCTTCAATAAGTGGACAAATAATATAAGCCTGTCTTCCTTTAGCTAATTCCTTTTTTAACCGGACTATTAGTTTGTACATTTGATCTTGCTTCATCCAATGAGTCTCAATTTTCTTTCGGCCAGCAGGCATTTCATCTATAACAGATACATCCATTTCTCCAAACGCTGTAATGGCTAAAGTTCGGGGGATCGGAGTTGCCGTCATAAATAATACATCCGGATTTTCCCCTTTTTCCTTCAAAACCCTTCGTTGTTCTACTCCAAATCGATGCTGCTCATCTGTAATAACTAAGCCCAATTTTTTAAATGAGACGTCAGGCTGAATTAATGCATGAGTTCCTATTAACAAATCTATATTACCGGCTTCTAAATTTTCTAATACAACACGACGAGCCTTCGCTTTTGTAGAACCAGTCAGTAAAGCAATTTTGACTCCAATTGGGGTAAGCCATTCATCCAAAGAAGTAGCATGTTGTTCCGCCAATATTTCCGTAGGAGCCATAAGTGCTCCTTGATAACCCGCAGTAATAGTCGCATATAAACATATAGCCGCAACAATTGTTTTCCCTGAGCCTACGTCTCCCTGTAAAAGGCGGTTCATACGATAAGGTTCTTTTAAGTCTCGACAAATTTCGTTTACAACTCTTTTTTGTGCATCAGTTATTTCATACGGTAAAGATTCAATTAATTTTTTCACCAAATCATTATTGAACGCAACGCTGTTACCGATATTTTGTTCCTTACGAGCTTTCTTTATAGCTTGCATTTTTAACTGAAAAATTAATAATTCTTCATAAACAAAACGTCTTCTTGCATCTTTTGAATGCTCTGCATTTTGTGGAAAATGTATTCCTTCCAACGCCGTCGAAATATCAGGCAAACGATAGGTTTCTCTAATTGATGCAGGCAAGATGTCTACTAGGTATCCATTTACCTCATCCAATGCTTGTCTCATAAATTTCCGAAAAGTCTTTTGGCTGATCGTACCTTTCAATGAATAGACAGGTTCAAAATCTTGTTGGTCCGTCTTAGGGCCAGCCGAAAAGGTAGAAACATTTATGACTTGTCTTCCCCTGTCCCATTTTCCGGTCACTGTAATGACTGCACCTGGTGTTATCTTCGTTTTTAAATAAGCTTGATTAAAAAAAACTGCTTTAATCAGATGTTGTCCTGCTAATAAACGGACTTGCAATCTCGATTTGTTTTTCCCTAAAAAAAGAAGAGAAGGCTCACTTTCGACCCTTCCTTCCACTGTTACTCGTTCATTATGAGCGGTTTCCGCTAAGTTCTTTAATCGAAAGTCTTCATGACGATAGGGAAAGGTCATAACCAAATCTTCTAATGTGATGATCCCTAATTCTTGCAATGCGTTAGCTGTACCACTTCCCACTCCTTTTAAGGAAGTAACTAACTCATTCTTTTTAGTTTCCACTATTAACTACTGCTCCGCCAAAAATTTTGGATTCTAACCATTTTCCTGTAGGAGTTGCTGCAAGCCCGCCTCGAGCAGTTTCTTTTAATGCAGTTGGCATTGTTTGGCCAATTTTATACATGGCATCTATTACTTCATCGCATGGAATCCGACTTGTTACACCTGCTAATGCCATATCTGCTGCCACTAATGAATTAGAGGCACCCATTGCATTTCGTTTTACACATGGAACTTCTACAAGACCCGCTACAGGGTCACACACTAAGCCAAGCATATTTTTAAGGGTAATTGCAAAAGCTTGTGCGCTTTGTTCAGGAGTTCCTCCAGCCATTTCTACAATTGCCGCTGCTGCCATACCTGCTGCTGATCCAACCTCAGCTTGGCAGCCACCTGCCGCTCCAGAAATAGAAGCGTTGTTGGCAACTACAAAACCAAAAGCACCCGCTGTGAACAAATAACGAATCATTTGCTCTCTTGTAGGATTTAACTTGTTTTTCACTGCAAATAATGTTCCCGGTACAACACCGGCAGAACCAGCAGTCGGAGTCGCACAGATAGTACCCATTGCTGCATTCACTTCATTTGTTGCAACTGCTTTACTAACCGCATCTAGCATTAATTCTCCAGATAAAGTGTTTCCTCTTTGCATATAATTTTGAAGTAGCACCGCATCTCCACCCGTTAAGCCGGACGTTGATCGAACTCCATTCAAGCCTTTTTCTACCGCTTCTTCCATTACAGTCAAATTACGATCCATTTGAGCCATTATTTCTTCTCTTGAACGCTCTGTTATTAAGATTTCTTGTTCGATCATGATTTCTGAAATCAGTTTTTGCTCTTTGTTAGCTAAATCAACTAATTCACGAACATTATGAAATAAAACATCCATTCGTCTTCCTCCTTAGTCCGCTATTCTAGTAACTTGTGTAATATTAGGTAATGTAGATAATTCCGCAAGTATATTGGCATCCACATTCTGATCCACTTCAATTACCATTAACGCCATATTTCCTTTTTCTTTACGAGAAACTTCCATATGACCGATGTTAATATCATATTTAGCAAGACAATTTGCCACGCTCGCAATACAACCAGAACGATCTTCATGCACTACTAAAATTGCCGCTAAATTACCTGATAGACGAAGCGGGAAACCATTCAACTCCGTTATTTCTGTCTTTCCGCCACCGATGGAAATACCGACCATCGACATTTCTTGTGTTCCATCTCCAATCACAATACGAGCAGTATTCGGATGCTCTGTGTGAGCGGTTTCAGGAATAAACTCATATGTCAGTCCAACCTTTTTTGCATCTTCAAAGGCTGTTTTTATACGCTCATCAAACGTATCGTAATCTAGCAATCCACCAATAATCGCTACGTCTGTTCCATGTCCTTTATAGGTCTCTGCAAATGAACCATATAAATGTATTCTTGCCCATGTAGGTTGCTTTCCAAATAAATCTCTTGCTACTCTTCCTATACGTGCTGCTCCTGCAGTATGGGAAGAAGATGGTCCAATCATAACAGGTCCAATTATGTCAAAAACTGATTTGAACTTCATTGCATAGACCTCCAATAGTATATTTACTACTTATTTTACACTGAATGTACATATTAAACAAAGGTTAGAAGATTAAGAGAATAAAATGGAGAGATAGTGTTTAAACCACTTGGTTATTTATCTTTAACCTAATTACGCTCGACCTAAATTTTTCAAGTAAATCTATCCAAAAAAAACCACGGGGAAAGTAAACTTCATTCCTCGTGGCATCTTATTTCTATTCAACCGATAAAATATATGGATATAAAGGTTGTTTACCGTTATATAATTCAATTTCAACATCTTCGAATTGCTCTTCAATGAAAGCCGCAAATTTAGTTGCTTCTTCTTCATTAACATCTTCACCGTAAATGATCGTAACGATTTCTGCATTTTCATCGATCAAAGTTGTTGCAAGCTTAGTTGCTGCCTCTTCTCTAGAAGGATTAGAAAGAATAATCTTCCCTTCTGCCAGAGCCATGAAATCATCTTTTTTAATTTCCACGCCATCAATCGAAGTATCCCGAACTGCGAAAGTAACTTGACCTGTTTTAACATGAGAAAACGCTTCGGTCATATGCTTTTTATTTTCTTCTACAGTAGCTTGTGGATTGAATGCTAAAATAGCTGCCATTCCTTGTGGAAGTGTTTTCGTTGGTACGACAGCTGCTTCAATACCCATCACCTCTGCTGCTTGTTCAGCAGCCATAATAATGTTTTTATTGTTCGGTAAGATGAGGACGCGTTCTGCTCCCACTGCCTCGATTGCTTTTACAATATCCTCGGTTGAAGGATTCATTGTTTGTCCGCCTTCAATTACTGCGGAAGCTCCTAAGCTTTTTAGAAGATCCGAAATACCTTCGCCCATCGCAACTGTTACTACTGCATAAGGATGTATCTCTGCTTTTTTTGCAGGAATTTCTTTCGAGTATCCTTCTCCTACGATATCTGTATGTTGTTGGCGCATGTTTTCGATTTTAATCTTAATCAAATCTCCATATTGTTGGCCATATGTTAATACTTCCCCTGGTGTTTCAGAGTGGATATGGATTTTAGCAATTTCGTCGTCTGAGATGACTAATAATGAATCACCAAAAGCACTTAAATCGTTTCGGAATGAGGTTTCATCAAATGCTTTTTTACCATCCTCAAAACGAACCATGAATTCAGTACAGAATCCAAATTCAATTTCGGACGTATCCATAAATCCTT encodes:
- a CDS encoding DAK2 domain-containing protein, which translates into the protein MKSINGIQFADMVKMGAHHLFQNADYVDALNVFPVPDGDTGTNMNLSMTSGAKETAAHSVEHIGKTAQALSKGLLMGARGNSGVILSQLFRGFGKSVEQSSTLDAKQFAEALNYGVETAYKAVMKPVEGTILTVAKDSAKKAVEVSETEDDIRLLMEAVVEEAKASLNRTPDLLPVLKEVGVVDSGGQGLLFVYEGFLASLKGEALPEKTVNSSMDDLVSAEHHKNVQGFMDTSEIEFGFCTEFMVRFEDGKKAFDETSFRNDLSAFGDSLLVISDDEIAKIHIHSETPGEVLTYGQQYGDLIKIKIENMRQQHTDIVGEGYSKEIPAKKAEIHPYAVVTVAMGEGISDLLKSLGASAVIEGGQTMNPSTEDIVKAIEAVGAERVLILPNNKNIIMAAEQAAEVMGIEAAVVPTKTLPQGMAAILAFNPQATVEENKKHMTEAFSHVKTGQVTFAVRDTSIDGVEIKKDDFMALAEGKIILSNPSREEAATKLATTLIDENAEIVTIIYGEDVNEEEATKFAAFIEEQFEDVEIELYNGKQPLYPYILSVE